Proteins encoded within one genomic window of Prauserella marina:
- a CDS encoding lysophospholipid acyltransferase family protein: MADREKGGFWVAAAAVLFYPLTWMGRSDYRGAERIPATGPALLVMNHVSHLDPAVDAVFVHRNRRVPRFMAKESLTKIPVFGKILLGSGGIPVSRGTSEAGDSLKAAHDTLSDGKIVLIYPEGTITKDPDGWLKRSYTGVARLALQNDVPVIPVARWGTQKIWNGYTKKFRPFPRKTVVHSVGEPVDLSAYRAKEPTSAVLREVTDLLMAEVLALLAEVRGEQPPSKPPATAPPAEPGDQDEKAEQAKEDGA, translated from the coding sequence GCCGATCGTGAGAAGGGCGGCTTCTGGGTGGCGGCCGCCGCCGTGCTGTTCTACCCGTTGACCTGGATGGGTCGCAGCGACTACCGGGGGGCCGAACGGATTCCGGCGACGGGCCCGGCGCTGCTCGTCATGAACCACGTCTCGCACCTCGATCCGGCCGTGGACGCCGTGTTCGTCCACCGCAATCGCAGGGTGCCCCGGTTCATGGCGAAGGAGAGCCTGACCAAGATTCCCGTGTTCGGCAAGATCCTGCTCGGTTCGGGAGGTATTCCCGTATCGCGGGGTACGTCCGAGGCGGGGGACAGCCTCAAGGCCGCGCACGACACGTTGAGCGATGGCAAGATCGTCCTCATCTATCCGGAAGGGACGATCACCAAGGACCCCGACGGCTGGCTCAAACGCTCCTACACCGGCGTCGCGAGGCTGGCGCTGCAAAATGACGTGCCTGTGATTCCCGTCGCGCGGTGGGGAACCCAGAAAATTTGGAACGGCTACACCAAGAAGTTCCGGCCCTTCCCTCGCAAGACGGTCGTGCATTCCGTCGGCGAGCCCGTCGATCTTTCTGCCTACCGGGCCAAGGAGCCCACCTCCGCCGTTCTGCGCGAGGTGACCGATCTGCTGATGGCCGAAGTCCTCGCGCTGCTGGCCGAGGTCAGGGGCGAACAGCCGCCGTCGAAGCCACCGGCGACGGCCCCTCCGGCCGAACCTGGTGACCAGGACGAGAAAGCCGAGCAGGCAAAGGAAGACGGCGCCTGA
- a CDS encoding NAD(P)H-dependent glycerol-3-phosphate dehydrogenase, translating to MTVQSVTVLGAGSWGTTFAKVLADAGRDVTMWARRPEVAAEIREEHTNNGYLPGVVLPGRVTATDDAALALDGAQAVVLAVPSQSLRANLTAWRSLLPREAILVSLAKGVELGTLKRMSEVIGEIAGVRSDDVVVVSGPNLAKEIARQQPAAAVFACADHDKAVAVQQASFNSYFRPYTNTDVVGCELGGACKNVIALSCGMAAGLGFGANTMATLITRGLAETARLGSKLGADPLTFAGLAGVGDLVATCASPLSRNRTFGELLGRGETVAMAQQAVGGQVAEGVMSCQSIRELARGVGVDMPITDAMFRVCHEGMNPARVGAELLGRQQKHEWS from the coding sequence ATGACTGTGCAGTCGGTCACGGTGCTCGGTGCCGGTTCATGGGGCACGACATTCGCGAAGGTGCTCGCCGACGCGGGCAGGGACGTCACGATGTGGGCGCGCCGCCCCGAGGTGGCGGCCGAAATCCGTGAGGAGCACACCAACAACGGCTATCTGCCGGGAGTCGTTCTTCCCGGGCGGGTCACGGCGACCGACGACGCGGCGCTCGCGCTGGACGGCGCGCAGGCCGTCGTGCTCGCGGTACCGAGTCAGAGCCTGCGGGCCAACCTCACCGCGTGGCGTTCGCTGTTGCCGCGCGAGGCGATACTGGTGAGCCTCGCGAAAGGGGTCGAACTCGGCACCCTCAAACGCATGAGCGAGGTCATCGGCGAGATCGCGGGTGTGCGATCCGACGACGTCGTCGTGGTGTCCGGCCCCAATCTCGCCAAGGAGATCGCGCGACAGCAGCCGGCGGCGGCGGTGTTCGCGTGCGCGGACCACGACAAGGCCGTCGCGGTGCAGCAGGCCAGTTTCAACTCCTACTTCCGGCCCTACACCAACACCGACGTCGTCGGCTGCGAGCTCGGCGGGGCTTGCAAGAACGTGATCGCGCTGAGTTGTGGCATGGCGGCTGGGCTCGGCTTCGGTGCCAACACGATGGCGACGCTGATCACGCGCGGGCTCGCGGAAACCGCGCGGCTCGGCAGCAAACTCGGCGCCGACCCGTTGACGTTCGCCGGACTGGCCGGGGTCGGCGACCTCGTGGCGACGTGCGCGTCACCGCTGTCTCGCAACAGGACCTTCGGCGAACTGCTCGGCAGGGGCGAGACGGTCGCGATGGCCCAGCAGGCCGTCGGCGGTCAGGTCGCCGAAGGCGTCATGTCGTGTCAGTCCATCAGGGAACTCGCTCGCGGGGTCGGGGTCGACATGCCGATCACGGACGCGATGTTCCGGGTGTGCCACGAAGGGATGAACCCGGCGCGCGTCGGCGCCGAACTGCTGGGGAGGCAGCAAAAGCACGAGTGGTCCTGA
- a CDS encoding cysteine dioxygenase, with translation MFAVPENTVSTAVSPTAANPLLRHPVRTALEFAADRERWRNILRYDPDERFASLLERTADQEVWLLSWLPGQEAEPHDHGLTTGAFTVVSGQLTETVTRKTVEGRVLTEVHTPSAGQSRVFGPGYVHQVRNTGPDPAISVHVYRAGGRTIRPYRLDPVEGPLPGTP, from the coding sequence ATGTTTGCCGTTCCCGAGAACACTGTCAGTACCGCCGTGTCGCCGACCGCCGCGAATCCGCTGCTGCGCCACCCCGTGCGCACCGCGCTGGAGTTCGCGGCCGACAGGGAGCGCTGGCGCAACATCCTTCGCTACGACCCGGACGAGCGGTTCGCCTCGTTGCTCGAACGCACCGCCGACCAGGAGGTGTGGCTGCTGAGCTGGCTTCCCGGCCAGGAGGCGGAACCACACGACCACGGTCTGACGACGGGCGCGTTCACCGTCGTGAGCGGTCAGCTCACCGAGACGGTGACCCGTAAGACCGTCGAAGGCAGGGTGCTGACTGAGGTGCACACGCCCTCGGCCGGTCAGTCTCGCGTCTTCGGGCCGGGCTACGTGCACCAGGTACGCAACACCGGCCCCGATCCCGCGATCAGCGTGCACGTCTACCGGGCAGGCGGGCGCACCATCCGGCCCTACCGGTTGGATCCCGTCGAAGGCCCGCTTCCCGGCACGCCCTAG
- a CDS encoding pyridoxamine 5'-phosphate oxidase family protein, translated as MPETPALSATPRSTLTRKKHRAAHERSALYDVLDNALVCHLGLVLHGSPVVLPTGYGRDGDTLYFHGSTGAGNLREAAEGVDVCVTVTILDGIVYARSLNNHSMNYRCAVVHGRARPLAGAEKEHGLKVITDQLSPGSWNYAREASAKELASVTVLALDLAEASVKMRAEGPGEEPEDLGTTDVWAGVLPVHTGFGSPVTAEYVPRSTPVPEHVASRAGTKYS; from the coding sequence ATGCCCGAAACGCCAGCACTGTCAGCCACCCCGCGCAGCACGCTGACCCGCAAGAAACACCGCGCCGCCCACGAGCGGTCCGCGCTCTACGACGTACTCGACAACGCTCTCGTCTGCCATCTCGGCCTTGTCCTGCACGGGTCTCCCGTCGTATTGCCGACCGGCTACGGCCGCGACGGCGACACACTCTATTTTCACGGCTCGACCGGGGCGGGCAATCTCAGGGAAGCCGCCGAAGGGGTCGACGTGTGCGTGACGGTGACGATTCTCGACGGGATCGTGTACGCGCGCTCGCTGAACAATCACTCCATGAACTACCGGTGCGCGGTCGTGCACGGCAGGGCGAGGCCGCTCGCCGGTGCCGAGAAGGAACACGGCCTCAAGGTCATCACCGATCAACTCTCCCCCGGTTCATGGAATTACGCCCGCGAAGCCAGCGCGAAGGAACTGGCCTCGGTGACCGTGCTGGCGCTCGACCTCGCCGAGGCTTCGGTGAAAATGAGGGCGGAGGGCCCCGGCGAGGAACCGGAAGACCTCGGCACGACGGACGTGTGGGCGGGGGTACTTCCGGTGCACACCGGCTTCGGCTCACCGGTCACGGCCGAGTACGTTCCCCGCTCCACCCCGGTGCCGGAACACGTCGCGAGCCGCGCAGGCACCAAATACAGCTAG
- a CDS encoding PLP-dependent aminotransferase family protein — protein sequence MAVIDTALPVALDRTSETPLAVQLADALRASASTGHLRGGDRLPSTRALADRLGVSRTVTSAAYEQLHAEGWILGRHGSGTYVTTSPPSGRPERRAVVAGEEPPSNLLVLAPGLPWAEGLDKAAWRRAWRAASDTAPSWYAQRSGLPEYRAAIAEHLLRHRGLDAGTESVLATGGTTAAVIELAAAVLRPGDLVAIEEPGYQRAVHAFRRAGMRVVGAAVDAEGLRPDTVPDGVRAVYCSPAHQYPMGGRMSAARRVELVERARAEDFLVVEDDYDGELRYDVAPLPLLAALAPDVVAHLGTTSKILTPTLGAGWMVAPSSVTSAVLEYREVTGTRPSHAGQRVIVELARHGDLGRHLRRLRRELSERRSMLVGAFGKAGIPVLGDDAGAHLVVPLASAEDERERLASAKRRGLLLDGLGRHFARTPSTFGVAVGYAGCSREALRDSLGVLVDLLRVKPR from the coding sequence TTGGCCGTCATCGACACCGCACTCCCGGTCGCGCTCGACCGTACCTCCGAAACGCCGCTCGCGGTACAGCTCGCCGATGCCCTGCGCGCGTCCGCCTCGACGGGGCATCTCCGTGGCGGCGACCGGCTTCCCTCGACGCGCGCGCTCGCCGACCGGCTCGGCGTGAGCAGGACGGTGACCTCGGCGGCCTACGAACAACTGCATGCCGAGGGCTGGATTCTCGGCAGGCACGGCTCCGGCACCTACGTCACCACCTCTCCTCCCTCCGGCCGTCCCGAGCGAAGGGCCGTCGTCGCGGGCGAGGAACCACCGTCGAACCTGCTGGTGCTCGCGCCAGGACTGCCGTGGGCGGAAGGACTCGACAAGGCGGCGTGGCGCAGGGCGTGGCGCGCTGCCTCGGACACCGCGCCCTCCTGGTACGCGCAGCGTTCGGGACTTCCCGAATACCGCGCCGCCATCGCGGAGCACCTGCTGCGCCACCGTGGGCTCGACGCCGGCACCGAGTCGGTGCTCGCGACGGGAGGAACGACGGCGGCCGTCATCGAACTCGCCGCCGCCGTGCTGCGTCCAGGCGACCTCGTCGCCATCGAGGAACCCGGATATCAGCGCGCGGTGCACGCCTTCCGCAGGGCGGGGATGCGGGTCGTCGGCGCGGCCGTCGACGCGGAGGGGCTGCGGCCGGACACCGTGCCCGACGGCGTGAGGGCGGTGTACTGCTCGCCCGCGCACCAGTATCCGATGGGCGGCAGGATGAGCGCGGCTCGCAGGGTCGAACTCGTCGAAAGGGCCCGGGCCGAGGACTTCCTCGTCGTCGAGGACGACTACGACGGTGAGTTGCGTTACGACGTCGCCCCGTTGCCGTTGCTGGCCGCGCTCGCTCCCGATGTCGTCGCCCACCTCGGAACCACGAGCAAGATCCTCACCCCGACGCTAGGCGCGGGCTGGATGGTCGCGCCTTCCTCGGTGACCTCCGCGGTGCTGGAGTACCGCGAGGTGACGGGGACGAGGCCATCGCACGCGGGGCAGCGGGTGATCGTCGAGCTGGCGCGGCACGGCGATCTCGGCAGGCATCTGCGCAGGCTGCGCAGGGAATTGTCGGAGCGAAGATCCATGCTCGTCGGCGCGTTCGGCAAGGCGGGCATCCCGGTGCTCGGCGACGACGCGGGAGCGCATCTCGTGGTGCCGCTCGCCTCGGCCGAGGACGAGAGAGAGCGGCTCGCGTCGGCGAAGCGCAGGGGTTTGCTGCTCGACGGGCTCGGCAGGCACTTTGCCCGCACCCCTTCCACCTTCGGTGTGGCGGTCGGCTACGCGGGCTGTTCACGGGAGGCGCTGCGGGACTCGCTCGGGGTGCTCGTCGACTTGTTGCGAGTGAAGCCCCGGTAG
- a CDS encoding D-alanine--D-alanine ligase family protein, with protein MSSRKTRVAVVFGGRSTEHTISCVSAGSVLANLDPDRFEVVPIGITRAGGWVLGTSDPKALEIQGGELPTVETGKALVLAGDPTSNGVVSVEPGRETELLGTVDVVFPVLHGAFGEDGTIQGLLEMADIPYVGAGVLASAAAMDKEYAKKLLAAEGLPVGSYATVRRGRSTLDEAERERLGLPVFVKPARAGSSIGISKVTAWEQLDDAIALARQTDPKVLVEAAVTGREVECGVLEFPDGRVEASLPAEVRVLAEGADAWYDFETKYLGEDAELDIPAKLDDSIVERLREAAVRAFGALDCQGLARVDFFVGGDGELIINEVNTMPGFTTTSAYPKMWAVTGLDYPSLLATLVETAIARGTGLR; from the coding sequence ATGAGTAGCCGCAAGACGCGAGTGGCCGTTGTGTTCGGTGGCCGCAGCACCGAGCACACCATCTCCTGTGTTTCCGCGGGTAGCGTGCTGGCGAACCTCGATCCCGACCGGTTCGAGGTCGTTCCCATCGGCATCACGAGGGCCGGTGGCTGGGTGCTGGGTACGAGCGATCCGAAGGCGCTGGAAATCCAGGGCGGCGAGCTGCCGACGGTGGAAACGGGCAAGGCACTCGTGCTGGCCGGCGACCCGACGAGCAACGGCGTCGTCAGCGTCGAGCCCGGCAGGGAAACCGAACTGCTCGGCACCGTCGACGTGGTGTTCCCCGTGCTGCACGGTGCTTTCGGCGAGGACGGCACCATCCAGGGGCTGCTGGAGATGGCCGACATTCCTTACGTGGGTGCCGGTGTGCTCGCCAGTGCCGCGGCCATGGACAAGGAGTACGCCAAGAAACTGCTTGCCGCCGAAGGGCTTCCGGTCGGCAGCTACGCGACCGTCCGGCGTGGACGATCCACACTGGACGAGGCGGAACGGGAGCGGCTGGGACTGCCCGTGTTCGTCAAGCCCGCGAGGGCGGGCTCCTCCATCGGGATCAGCAAGGTCACCGCGTGGGAGCAACTTGACGACGCGATCGCGCTGGCGAGGCAGACCGACCCCAAGGTGCTCGTCGAAGCCGCCGTCACGGGCCGCGAGGTCGAGTGCGGTGTGCTGGAGTTCCCCGACGGCAGGGTCGAGGCATCGCTGCCCGCCGAGGTCAGGGTTCTCGCCGAGGGCGCCGACGCCTGGTACGACTTCGAGACCAAGTACCTCGGCGAGGACGCCGAGCTGGACATCCCGGCCAAACTCGACGATTCCATCGTCGAGCGGCTGAGGGAGGCCGCGGTGCGGGCCTTCGGAGCGCTCGACTGTCAGGGACTGGCCAGGGTGGACTTCTTCGTCGGGGGCGACGGCGAGTTGATCATCAACGAGGTCAACACCATGCCGGGTTTCACGACCACATCGGCCTACCCCAAGATGTGGGCCGTCACCGGCCTCGATTACCCGAGTCTGCTCGCCACGCTGGTGGAGACCGCGATCGCGAGGGGAACGGGCCTGCGCTGA
- a CDS encoding DUF3515 domain-containing protein: MSDTGAPPRVLIVIAAALAAGLAVVVGFFGLTSGDTGDSGDSAAPSQDQPAQRGPLPLVSIPAPDADSPECASLLAELPRELESAGEALPKRELAEPAPDATAAWGFDNPVVLRCGLDRPPELTRTSDTRAINDVTWLQVPAEDGTATWYVIDRPVYVALTVPPDTGTGPLQLISDIVGTTLPETPLRFD; encoded by the coding sequence GTGTCCGATACCGGTGCGCCGCCCCGTGTGCTGATCGTCATCGCCGCCGCGCTCGCGGCCGGTCTCGCCGTCGTGGTCGGCTTTTTCGGGCTGACCTCCGGCGATACCGGAGATTCCGGCGATTCCGCCGCTCCTTCTCAGGACCAGCCCGCGCAGCGGGGCCCGCTGCCGCTGGTGTCCATTCCGGCGCCGGACGCCGATTCGCCGGAGTGCGCCTCGCTGCTCGCCGAACTGCCCCGCGAACTGGAATCGGCTGGCGAAGCGCTCCCGAAGCGGGAACTCGCCGAACCCGCCCCTGACGCGACGGCGGCATGGGGTTTCGACAACCCCGTCGTGCTGCGGTGCGGGCTGGACCGCCCGCCCGAGCTGACGCGAACGTCCGACACGAGGGCGATCAACGACGTGACCTGGCTCCAGGTACCGGCCGAGGACGGCACCGCGACCTGGTACGTGATCGACCGGCCCGTCTACGTCGCACTGACCGTGCCTCCGGACACCGGGACGGGGCCGCTGCAACTCATCTCCGACATCGTCGGCACGACGTTGCCGGAAACGCCGCTCCGGTTCGACTGA
- a CDS encoding Lrp/AsnC family transcriptional regulator, giving the protein MVHAYILIQTEVGKAATVASEIAGIPGVTSSEDVTGPYDVIVRATADNVDELGQLVVANVQNVEGITRTLTCPVVHL; this is encoded by the coding sequence GTGGTCCACGCATACATCCTCATTCAGACCGAGGTAGGCAAGGCAGCTACCGTCGCCTCCGAGATCGCCGGAATTCCCGGCGTGACCAGCTCTGAGGATGTCACGGGGCCCTACGACGTGATCGTGCGCGCGACCGCGGACAACGTCGACGAACTGGGTCAGCTCGTCGTCGCGAACGTACAGAATGTGGAAGGCATCACGCGCACCCTGACCTGCCCCGTGGTTCATCTCTGA
- a CDS encoding thiamine-phosphate kinase, with translation MDDHAAEDRTTRESAAEGGATVASVGEFGLIRQVTEGRTQPSTTLLGPGDDAAVVAAPDGRVVVSTDVLVQGVHFRLDWSSAEQVGRKAVAVNLADIAAMGAVPTSVVVGLACPSDTKAALVNELVDGLAAEAERARVGLVGGDMVTADQFVISITALGDLGGRAPVTRSGARPGDVVAVCGRLGWAAAGLAVLGRGFRSPVGVVNAQRFPEPPYSAGPSAAIAGATAMIDVSDGLLADLGHLAESSRVGIDVHTDRLPVPRKLTDVGSALGADPMRWILTGGEDHALAATFPSFTDLPEGWQRIGDVLMPDTGITVDGAPYEQETGWEHWR, from the coding sequence GTGGACGACCACGCGGCGGAAGACAGAACGACGAGAGAGTCCGCCGCCGAAGGCGGTGCCACGGTGGCCTCCGTCGGCGAGTTCGGGTTGATCAGGCAGGTCACCGAGGGCAGGACCCAGCCTTCGACGACCCTGCTCGGTCCAGGCGACGACGCCGCGGTCGTCGCCGCGCCGGACGGCAGGGTCGTCGTGTCGACGGACGTGCTGGTGCAGGGAGTGCACTTCCGGCTCGACTGGTCGAGCGCGGAGCAGGTGGGCCGCAAGGCGGTCGCGGTGAATCTCGCCGACATCGCGGCCATGGGCGCCGTCCCCACCTCGGTGGTCGTCGGCCTCGCCTGCCCTTCCGACACGAAGGCCGCGCTGGTGAACGAACTTGTCGATGGCCTCGCGGCGGAGGCGGAGCGCGCGAGGGTTGGGCTCGTCGGCGGCGACATGGTCACGGCCGACCAGTTCGTGATCAGCATCACGGCGCTCGGCGACCTCGGTGGCAGGGCTCCGGTCACGCGGTCCGGCGCGCGGCCGGGCGACGTCGTCGCGGTGTGCGGGCGGCTCGGCTGGGCCGCGGCCGGTCTCGCCGTGCTCGGGAGGGGCTTTCGCTCACCGGTCGGTGTCGTCAACGCGCAGCGCTTCCCCGAGCCGCCTTACTCGGCGGGGCCCTCGGCGGCGATCGCGGGCGCCACGGCCATGATCGACGTGTCGGACGGGCTGCTCGCCGACCTCGGCCACCTCGCGGAGTCGTCGCGGGTCGGCATCGACGTGCACACCGACCGGCTGCCTGTCCCTCGCAAACTCACCGACGTGGGCTCCGCGCTCGGCGCCGATCCGATGCGGTGGATCCTCACCGGTGGTGAGGATCACGCGCTGGCGGCGACCTTCCCCTCGTTCACCGATCTGCCGGAAGGCTGGCAGCGCATCGGCGACGTATTGATGCCCGACACGGGAATCACGGTCGACGGAGCCCCCTACGAACAGGAAACGGGTTGGGAGCATTGGCGCTGA
- a CDS encoding GNAT family N-acetyltransferase, with protein sequence MDIRVLAFDHPDSVKLIDLVQQEYVTRYGDPDVTPVDPAEFAAPHGIFLVGYLDGVPVACGGWRAHDGPAPEFRRGDAELKRMFVTLPARGKGFARAMLAELERTAREAGRRRCVLETGTRQPEAIALYRSSGYTGIPKFGVYRNDAESLCLAKEFGAARQG encoded by the coding sequence GTGGACATTCGCGTTCTCGCCTTCGATCACCCCGACTCCGTGAAGCTCATCGACCTGGTGCAGCAGGAGTACGTGACGCGGTACGGCGACCCCGACGTGACCCCCGTCGATCCCGCCGAGTTCGCGGCTCCGCACGGGATCTTCCTCGTCGGCTACCTCGACGGCGTGCCGGTCGCCTGTGGTGGCTGGCGGGCGCACGACGGCCCCGCGCCCGAATTCCGGAGGGGCGACGCCGAACTCAAGCGCATGTTCGTCACGCTTCCCGCGCGGGGCAAGGGATTCGCCCGCGCGATGCTCGCCGAGCTCGAACGCACCGCTCGCGAGGCCGGCCGGAGGCGATGCGTGCTGGAGACCGGCACCAGGCAGCCGGAAGCCATCGCGCTGTACCGTTCCTCGGGCTACACCGGCATCCCCAAGTTCGGTGTCTACCGGAACGACGCGGAAAGCCTGTGCCTCGCGAAGGAATTCGGCGCGGCGCGGCAGGGGTGA
- a CDS encoding gamma carbonic anhydrase family protein: protein MPIYALGDLEPDIHPDAYVHPDATVIGDVRIGPHASVWPQTVLRGDNGYIELGARSNIQDGCVVHCTRADPTVLGPGSAIGHAVHVEGARIGSNCLIASGSVVLNGSVIEDGGMVGAGAVLSYNGHVPPGHIALGVPAKIRENTSFGAEQITRVVESYVGRAARFKKELRRLD, encoded by the coding sequence ATGCCGATCTACGCACTCGGAGACCTGGAACCGGACATCCATCCCGACGCCTACGTCCATCCCGACGCGACGGTGATCGGCGACGTCCGGATCGGCCCGCACGCCTCGGTGTGGCCGCAGACGGTACTGCGCGGCGACAACGGCTACATCGAACTGGGCGCGAGGTCCAACATCCAGGACGGCTGCGTCGTGCACTGCACCCGTGCCGATCCCACGGTTCTCGGTCCCGGTTCGGCCATCGGGCACGCCGTGCACGTCGAGGGCGCCCGCATCGGATCGAACTGCCTCATCGCCTCTGGTTCCGTCGTGCTCAACGGAAGCGTCATCGAGGACGGTGGCATGGTCGGCGCCGGTGCCGTGCTGTCCTACAACGGGCACGTGCCGCCGGGCCACATCGCGCTGGGTGTTCCGGCGAAGATCAGGGAGAACACGTCGTTCGGTGCCGAGCAGATCACGCGCGTGGTCGAGAGCTACGTCGGCCGCGCGGCCAGGTTCAAGAAGGAACTGCGCAGGCTGGACTGA
- a CDS encoding uracil-DNA glycosylase: MTARPLTDIIDAGWARALAPVEDKIAAMGEFLRAEVAAGRKYLPAGDHILRAFTQPFAGVRVLIVGQDPYPTPGHPIGLSFAVAPDVRPLPKSLVNIYKEYCDDLGHPAPSNGDLTPWTEQGVVLLNRALTVAPGRPNSHQGKGWEDITEQAIRALAARDEPMVAILWGSNARKLKPLLGQVPSVESVHPSPLSAHNGFFGSRPFSKANALLEQQGAAPIDWKLP; this comes from the coding sequence GTGACCGCACGACCGCTGACCGACATCATCGACGCGGGCTGGGCACGCGCCCTCGCCCCCGTCGAGGACAAGATCGCCGCGATGGGCGAGTTCCTGCGTGCCGAGGTGGCGGCGGGAAGGAAGTACCTGCCTGCCGGTGACCACATTCTGCGTGCGTTCACGCAGCCGTTCGCCGGTGTCAGGGTGCTCATCGTCGGGCAGGACCCCTACCCGACACCCGGCCACCCGATCGGCCTTTCCTTCGCCGTCGCTCCCGATGTCAGGCCACTGCCCAAGAGCCTGGTCAACATCTACAAGGAGTACTGCGACGACCTCGGCCATCCCGCGCCGTCCAACGGTGACCTGACTCCGTGGACGGAACAGGGTGTGGTGCTGCTCAACAGGGCGCTGACCGTGGCGCCGGGACGCCCCAACTCACACCAGGGCAAGGGCTGGGAAGACATCACCGAGCAGGCCATCCGCGCGCTCGCCGCGAGGGACGAGCCCATGGTGGCCATCCTGTGGGGCAGCAACGCGCGCAAGCTCAAGCCGCTGCTGGGGCAGGTGCCCAGCGTCGAATCGGTGCATCCGAGTCCCTTGTCCGCGCACAACGGGTTCTTCGGGTCCCGCCCGTTCAGCAAGGCCAACGCGCTGCTCGAACAGCAGGGCGCCGCACCCATCGACTGGAAACTGCCCTAG
- the rpmB gene encoding 50S ribosomal protein L28, with amino-acid sequence MAAVCDVCGKGPGFGKSVSHSHRRTNRRWNPNIQTVHAKIGLSQKKRLNVCTSCLKAGKVVRG; translated from the coding sequence GTGGCTGCCGTGTGCGACGTCTGTGGCAAGGGGCCGGGCTTCGGCAAGTCGGTCTCGCACTCTCACCGGCGTACCAACCGCCGGTGGAACCCGAACATCCAGACCGTGCACGCCAAGATCGGGCTTTCCCAGAAGAAGCGCCTGAACGTGTGCACCTCCTGCCTCAAGGCCGGCAAGGTCGTCAGGGGCTGA